A single window of Caldicellulosiruptor bescii DSM 6725 DNA harbors:
- a CDS encoding ACT domain-containing protein, giving the protein MKPVTNLNVTQNVAMITLDNVPNKIDLIASIFNEVANHGINIDMISQTAPYKGNINLSFSLDEENVPKAISALSKFKKEIPHLRIDIVSGLSKLSIFGEAMKDIPGVAASLFTTLAEAGVELKMVTTSEVDISYLIDQKDEEKAVQIIKERFDLK; this is encoded by the coding sequence TTGAAGCCTGTGACAAATTTAAATGTCACCCAGAACGTTGCCATGATAACCCTTGACAATGTCCCTAATAAAATTGACCTAATAGCCTCCATTTTTAATGAAGTGGCAAACCATGGAATAAATATTGATATGATAAGCCAAACAGCACCCTATAAAGGAAACATAAATTTATCATTTAGTCTTGACGAAGAAAATGTACCAAAGGCAATATCTGCACTAAGCAAGTTCAAAAAAGAGATTCCTCACCTGAGAATTGATATCGTGTCTGGCTTAAGCAAGCTTTCTATTTTTGGTGAAGCAATGAAAGACATTCCCGGCGTTGCAGCATCACTTTTCACCACTTTAGCTGAAGCAGGTGTTGAGCTTAAGATGGTAACAACAAGTGAAGTTGACATATCATATTTGATTGACCAGAAAGACGAGGAAAAAGCTGTTCAGATTATAAAAGAAAGATTTGATTTAAAGTAG